A genomic region of Exiguobacterium oxidotolerans JCM 12280 contains the following coding sequences:
- a CDS encoding ABC transporter ATP-binding protein has translation METILSVRDLTVAFHTYAGTVQAVRGVSFDLKKGETLAIVGESGSGKSVTSKAIMRLIPNPPGEITNGEIIFEDRDLVKLSDKEMQKVRGRDIAMIFQDPMTSLNPTMTIYKQIAEGLKRHQGLTGDAAKKRTLELLTLVGIPNPEARLKQYPHQLSGGMRQRIVIAIALACNPKVLIADEPTTALDVTIQAQILELLKDIQQKTGTAIIFITHDLGVVANMADRVAVMYAGKLIEKGTVDEIFYEPRHPYTWGLLGSMPRPSDDRAQDLPAIPGTPPNLLHPPTGDAFAPRNQYAMKIDFEKEPPFFRITDTHEAATWLLHPQAPYVEPPAAIRDLALKYRPDSTFAKSLLKGGLK, from the coding sequence ATGGAAACTATTTTATCTGTACGCGACCTAACCGTCGCTTTCCATACGTATGCCGGGACGGTACAAGCCGTCCGTGGCGTATCGTTTGATTTAAAAAAAGGTGAAACACTTGCAATCGTTGGTGAATCTGGTTCAGGAAAGTCGGTTACATCAAAAGCAATCATGCGACTGATTCCGAATCCTCCTGGTGAGATCACGAATGGTGAGATTATTTTCGAAGACCGTGACTTAGTCAAGTTGTCGGACAAGGAAATGCAAAAAGTTCGTGGTCGTGACATCGCAATGATCTTCCAGGATCCGATGACATCACTCAACCCGACGATGACGATCTACAAACAGATTGCAGAAGGTTTGAAGCGTCACCAAGGCTTGACAGGGGATGCCGCAAAAAAACGGACGCTCGAGTTATTGACGCTCGTAGGGATTCCGAATCCGGAAGCGCGTTTAAAACAATATCCACACCAATTATCCGGTGGGATGCGTCAACGGATTGTTATCGCGATTGCCTTAGCATGTAACCCGAAAGTTTTGATTGCCGATGAGCCGACGACAGCACTTGATGTTACGATTCAAGCTCAGATTTTAGAGCTCCTAAAAGACATTCAACAAAAAACAGGTACAGCAATCATCTTCATCACGCACGATCTCGGTGTCGTCGCGAACATGGCAGACCGCGTAGCCGTCATGTATGCTGGGAAATTGATTGAAAAAGGTACGGTTGATGAGATTTTCTATGAACCACGCCACCCGTACACATGGGGACTTCTCGGATCGATGCCGCGCCCTTCAGATGACCGTGCGCAAGATTTACCGGCGATCCCGGGTACGCCACCGAACTTACTTCATCCGCCTACAGGTGATGCATTCGCACCACGTAATCAATATGCGATGAAAATTGATTTCGAGAAAGAACCTCCGTTCTTCCGAATCACTGATACACACGAAGCAGCAACGTGGTTGTTACATCCACAAGCTCCTTACGTAGAACCACCAGCAGCCATCCGTGACCTCGCACTGAAATATCGTCCAGATAGTACATTTGCGAAGTCGCTTTTGAAAGGCGGTCTTAAGTAA
- the opp3C gene encoding oligopeptide ABC transporter permease → MAEQNSNAKTEQFDSSLFQTVEFNEQAGERIAGKSLNFWQDAWTRLIRNKAAILSLIIILIIALLSIFGPMLSGRDAYTQTITQAKLPPKVTGLEWAGFDGMATLGDKEIDFYEQKQVTENYWFGTDHLGRDSWSRVWEGTRVSLFIGVMAAIIDVIIGVTYGGLSAYYGGRVDNIMQRITEILTGIPNLILIILFILILEPGITTIILAMTITGWIGMSRLVRGQILKLKNQEFVLAARTLGASSSRLIFKHLIPNTLGIIIISLMFTIPSAIFFEAFLSFIGLGLAPPKPSLGTLINEGYKELKTFPYLLVVPSTVIVLLMISFNMLADGLRDAFDPRLRR, encoded by the coding sequence ATGGCAGAGCAAAATTCAAATGCAAAAACGGAACAATTTGATTCGTCACTGTTTCAAACGGTTGAGTTCAATGAACAAGCCGGAGAGCGTATCGCCGGAAAAAGTTTAAATTTTTGGCAAGATGCCTGGACGCGTCTTATTCGAAATAAAGCAGCGATTCTTTCGCTCATCATCATTCTTATCATTGCGTTACTTTCAATCTTCGGACCGATGCTTTCAGGGCGCGATGCTTACACGCAAACGATCACGCAAGCGAAGCTACCACCAAAAGTAACAGGGCTTGAGTGGGCCGGATTTGATGGTATGGCAACATTAGGTGATAAAGAAATTGATTTTTACGAGCAAAAACAAGTAACAGAAAACTATTGGTTCGGAACGGATCATCTCGGACGTGACTCTTGGTCACGTGTCTGGGAAGGTACACGCGTTTCACTCTTTATCGGTGTCATGGCTGCAATCATCGATGTCATCATCGGTGTCACATATGGTGGACTTTCTGCTTATTATGGCGGTCGTGTTGATAACATCATGCAACGTATTACGGAAATCCTGACTGGGATTCCGAACTTAATCTTAATCATTCTGTTCATCTTGATTCTTGAACCGGGAATCACGACGATCATCTTGGCGATGACCATCACCGGATGGATTGGGATGAGTCGACTCGTTCGAGGACAAATCCTGAAACTTAAGAATCAGGAATTTGTACTTGCAGCACGTACGCTTGGGGCTTCTAGCTCACGTTTAATCTTTAAGCATTTGATTCCAAATACTCTTGGAATTATTATCATCTCACTTATGTTCACGATTCCTAGTGCGATTTTCTTCGAAGCGTTCCTTAGCTTCATTGGACTTGGTCTCGCTCCACCGAAACCGTCCCTTGGTACATTGATCAACGAAGGGTACAAAGAATTGAAGACGTTCCCTTACTTGCTTGTCGTGCCATCGACGGTCATCGTACTCCTAATGATCAGCTTTAACATGTTGGCCGATGGATTACGGGATGCGTTTGACCCACGTCTACGCCGCTAA
- the opp3b gene encoding oligopeptide ABC transporter permease produces the protein MGRYLAQRLTYGVLTFLLIASFTFFLMDLLPGSPFQNQEKLSPEQLNILRDKYNLNDPLPQRYAAYMVNLFQGDLGVSFKYDSRPVTDLIMERIGPSAQLGAQALILGVLAGLLLGVVAALRHNTAIDYGAMFASVLGISIPSFVFASLLQYYVGVKWGVLPVAFWESPAHTILPTISLSLGVTASIARFVRTEMLEVTGQDYVTLAKAKGLDGQSITWKHMVRNALIPAITILGPMTAALITGTLVIERIFAVPGLGELFVSSITLNDYTVIMGTTLFFSAVFILMILIVDLLYGVVDPRIRLGGNE, from the coding sequence ATGGGCCGTTATTTAGCTCAACGCCTTACTTACGGCGTACTGACGTTTTTACTCATCGCTTCATTCACGTTCTTCTTGATGGATCTGTTACCAGGTTCACCGTTCCAAAACCAGGAAAAGCTTTCTCCTGAGCAATTGAATATCCTTCGGGATAAGTACAACTTGAATGATCCACTTCCACAACGCTACGCAGCGTACATGGTTAACTTGTTCCAAGGGGACTTAGGAGTGTCATTTAAATATGATAGCCGTCCTGTTACAGATTTAATCATGGAACGGATTGGACCGTCAGCTCAATTAGGAGCACAAGCACTTATACTCGGTGTCCTTGCGGGTCTTTTACTCGGTGTTGTTGCGGCACTACGTCATAACACAGCGATTGATTACGGTGCGATGTTTGCATCAGTACTCGGTATTTCCATACCGTCGTTCGTATTTGCTTCGCTTCTTCAATACTACGTAGGAGTGAAATGGGGCGTTTTGCCGGTCGCCTTCTGGGAAAGCCCAGCACATACGATTTTGCCGACAATTTCCTTGTCCTTAGGAGTTACCGCCTCCATCGCTCGTTTTGTTCGAACGGAGATGCTCGAGGTAACAGGACAGGATTATGTCACGCTTGCTAAGGCAAAAGGACTAGATGGACAATCGATCACGTGGAAACACATGGTGCGTAACGCCTTGATTCCAGCAATTACGATTCTTGGACCGATGACTGCTGCCTTAATCACAGGAACACTCGTCATTGAAAGAATTTTTGCTGTACCAGGTCTTGGTGAGTTGTTCGTATCATCAATCACGCTAAATGACTATACAGTCATCATGGGAACAACATTGTTCTTCTCAGCGGTCTTCATCCTTATGATTTTGATCGTCGACTTACTGTACGGTGTCGTTGATCCACGGATTCGTTTGGGGGGTAATGAATAA
- a CDS encoding peptide ABC transporter substrate-binding protein, whose amino-acid sequence MKKKTVGLALSVMLAGSVVLAGCSTSGDKDSGSSDKKNLRLTSTSDITTVDPAKATDSVAFDMIGNTMEGLYRLDKEGKAIPALAEKTDISSDNLTYTFTLRDSKWSDGSPVKAQDFEFAWKRAVDPETGSGYAYIFDTVKNGAAVSQGKKPVDELGVKALDDKTLEVTLERPSPYFLSLTSFGTYTPISEEFYKKNEKDFSLQPDKLLYNGPFVWTSWKTDSKRVLTKNENYWDKDAVSLDEVTIRVVKDSSTVTNLYESNDIDYAGLTSEQVAVYESKPEFNTALRSTIAYLKFNNEDATMKDVNARKAIARAIDPKGITETLLANGSIPTTSFIPKDFIKDEAGKDYTSDINWFDRDANEAADLWKKANGDKKTTIELLSFDSEDSKKTSEYMKGQIERNLPNVTVSIKQQPFKNKLDLESKGDYQMSYSLWGPDYQDPMSNLSIFESTNSQNDVNYDSSAYDKLLNAANEEADVTKRLDLFKQAEAQLIEKDQAIAPLYQAGAAYLSRPTVENFKRQLFGADFQYKYVDMK is encoded by the coding sequence ATGAAGAAAAAAACTGTCGGTCTCGCGTTATCAGTCATGCTTGCAGGGAGTGTAGTCCTTGCAGGATGTTCGACGAGCGGAGATAAAGATTCAGGTTCTTCAGACAAGAAAAACTTGCGCTTAACGAGTACGTCCGATATTACGACGGTCGACCCGGCTAAAGCAACGGATTCAGTCGCATTTGATATGATTGGGAACACGATGGAAGGACTCTACCGCTTAGACAAAGAAGGTAAGGCGATTCCTGCACTAGCTGAAAAAACAGATATCTCGAGTGATAACCTCACGTACACGTTTACACTTCGTGATTCGAAATGGTCTGATGGTTCGCCAGTCAAAGCACAAGATTTTGAATTTGCTTGGAAACGTGCAGTTGATCCAGAAACAGGTTCAGGATATGCCTATATCTTTGATACTGTCAAAAATGGTGCAGCTGTCTCACAAGGGAAAAAACCAGTTGATGAATTAGGTGTCAAAGCACTTGATGACAAAACACTTGAAGTAACACTTGAGCGTCCATCGCCGTACTTCTTGTCACTGACGTCATTTGGAACATATACACCGATTAGTGAAGAATTTTATAAAAAGAACGAAAAAGACTTTTCACTTCAACCGGATAAATTGTTATACAACGGACCATTCGTTTGGACATCTTGGAAAACAGATTCAAAACGCGTCTTGACGAAGAATGAAAATTACTGGGATAAAGATGCCGTCAGTCTTGACGAAGTAACGATTCGTGTCGTTAAAGATTCGTCAACGGTTACTAACCTGTATGAATCAAATGACATCGATTATGCTGGCTTAACATCTGAACAAGTTGCTGTTTATGAATCGAAACCTGAATTCAATACAGCATTACGTTCTACAATCGCTTATTTGAAGTTCAATAACGAAGATGCGACGATGAAAGATGTCAATGCCCGTAAAGCGATTGCTCGCGCAATTGATCCTAAAGGCATCACAGAAACGTTACTTGCGAATGGTTCGATTCCAACAACAAGCTTCATTCCAAAAGACTTCATTAAAGATGAAGCTGGAAAAGACTATACGAGTGACATTAACTGGTTCGATCGTGATGCGAACGAAGCAGCTGATCTTTGGAAAAAAGCAAATGGTGATAAGAAAACAACGATTGAACTATTATCGTTCGACAGCGAAGACTCTAAAAAGACAAGTGAGTACATGAAAGGTCAAATTGAAAGAAACTTGCCGAACGTGACAGTTTCAATCAAACAACAGCCATTCAAGAACAAACTCGATTTAGAGTCTAAAGGTGACTACCAAATGTCGTATTCACTTTGGGGTCCTGATTACCAAGATCCAATGTCGAATTTGTCGATCTTTGAATCAACAAATAGTCAAAACGATGTTAATTACGACTCATCAGCATATGATAAGTTGTTGAATGCTGCCAATGAAGAAGCAGATGTTACGAAACGTCTCGACTTGTTCAAGCAAGCGGAAGCCCAATTGATCGAGAAAGATCAAGCAATCGCGCCATTGTATCAAGCAGGTGCAGCTTACTTGAGCCGTCCGACAGTTGAAAACTTCAAACGCCAATTGTTTGGTGCGGATTTCCAATACAAATATGTTGATATGAAGTAA
- a CDS encoding DUF3899 domain-containing protein: MRFHLFRPILIALILSIIYTIWASFTDSTHSFFYHFSGGLFISGFILMAIGLFSNMSANGFFRGLTAGFKKQREARLREIDGEYHEDEDEEHEVYEEKRKRSLNRTAPYLSSGLLCIAFSLLLSFV, from the coding sequence ATGCGTTTTCACTTGTTTCGTCCGATTTTAATCGCTTTAATTTTATCGATTATTTACACCATTTGGGCGAGTTTCACGGATTCAACCCATTCTTTTTTCTACCACTTTTCGGGTGGGTTATTTATCTCAGGATTCATCTTAATGGCAATCGGTTTATTTTCTAACATGTCTGCAAATGGATTTTTTAGAGGACTGACCGCTGGATTCAAAAAACAACGTGAGGCAAGATTACGAGAAATCGATGGTGAGTATCACGAGGACGAGGATGAAGAGCATGAAGTGTATGAAGAAAAGCGAAAACGTTCTTTAAACCGGACAGCACCATACTTGTCTAGCGGCTTATTGTGCATTGCTTTCTCATTGCTTTTGTCATTCGTTTAA
- the trpS gene encoding tryptophan--tRNA ligase, with protein MMKTIFSGIKPTGTVTLGNYIGAMKHFVNLQDEHDAYYCIVDLHSITVEIDRVELMNNTRALAALYIASGLDPEKATIFVQSEVKAHAQLGWMLTCLAGMGELERMTQYKDKSQGKERIGAGLFVYPTLMASDILLYDAELVPVGEDQKQHIELTRDLAQRFNSRYYETFKMPEPVIAETGARIMSLTTPEKKMSKTDTNPKGYITMLDEPASIRKKIKSAVTDSEGIVKFDRENKPGVSNLLEIYSLLADISIADLEAKYEGSNYGVFKADVAEAIIAELEPIQKRYYELIDSEELDIILDQGREKADLVASRKLTKVEKAMGLQRKRAKIKK; from the coding sequence ATTATGAAAACGATTTTTTCAGGTATTAAACCAACCGGTACAGTCACGCTAGGAAACTACATTGGGGCGATGAAGCATTTTGTCAACTTACAAGATGAGCATGATGCCTATTATTGCATCGTCGATCTCCATTCGATCACAGTCGAGATTGACCGTGTCGAGTTGATGAACAATACGCGCGCCCTCGCTGCACTGTATATTGCAAGTGGTCTCGACCCAGAAAAAGCGACGATTTTCGTCCAATCAGAAGTCAAAGCACACGCTCAGCTCGGTTGGATGTTAACGTGCCTAGCAGGTATGGGTGAACTTGAACGCATGACGCAATATAAAGATAAATCACAAGGAAAAGAGCGGATTGGCGCAGGTCTCTTCGTCTATCCGACGTTAATGGCTTCTGACATCCTCTTATATGATGCGGAACTCGTGCCTGTCGGTGAAGATCAAAAACAACACATCGAGTTGACACGCGACTTAGCACAACGCTTCAATAGTCGCTACTATGAAACTTTTAAAATGCCAGAGCCAGTCATCGCAGAAACAGGTGCTCGTATCATGAGTTTGACGACACCAGAGAAAAAAATGTCTAAAACAGATACAAATCCAAAAGGCTACATCACGATGCTCGATGAACCAGCTAGTATCCGTAAAAAAATCAAGTCGGCCGTGACGGATTCGGAAGGAATTGTTAAGTTCGACCGGGAGAACAAACCGGGTGTCTCAAACTTACTCGAAATCTATTCACTACTCGCTGACATCTCCATCGCCGATCTCGAAGCGAAATACGAAGGTTCAAATTATGGCGTGTTCAAAGCTGATGTCGCTGAAGCAATCATTGCCGAACTCGAGCCAATCCAAAAGCGCTACTATGAGTTAATCGACTCAGAAGAACTCGATATCATTTTAGATCAAGGCCGTGAAAAAGCCGACCTCGTCGCTTCTCGTAAACTTACTAAAGTAGAAAAAGCAATGGGGCTCCAACGTAAACGTGCGAAAATAAAAAAATAA
- a CDS encoding peptide ABC transporter substrate-binding protein: MKKKSFALATSVALVSSAFLAACSTTDSNDSSGDNGSDKKSSEQTLNLIESADIPTLNPTTSTDAVSFNVLNNTMEGLYRLDDKQQPTPGIAESHTVSDDKLTYTFKLRDANWSDGTPITAKDFEYAWKEVLNPENASQYAYVFYNIEGAEEYNTKKGERDAVGVKAVDDKTFEVKLKSPADYFLGLTGFGPFMPKSEELSKEIGKGFGTTADKSLYNGPFKLTEWTREQGWKMVKNDNYWDKDSVKLDTINVKVVKEISTAVNLYEKGTIDRTGLSSEFVAQYQDNKEFQTKGESTIFYLYLNTKVEALENEKIRRAIDMGYNKKGITDVILANGSLPANYLVPKDFAKDADGKDFREKYPTFNEFNADEAKKLWEEGLKEIGKDSVELELLNYDSDDAKKIGEFLKGELEKNLPGMKVTIKQQPFKNKLDLENKGDFEFSFAGWGPDYQDPMTFLDLFLTDGPYNRGDWSDPEYDKLVKDAQTQTDAAKRWSELQEAEKILLDSAGISPVYQRGRAFLVKPYVKGVVEHNFGADFSYKWASIEGK; encoded by the coding sequence ATGAAAAAGAAAAGTTTTGCACTCGCTACCTCAGTAGCGCTCGTATCAAGCGCATTCCTTGCTGCTTGTTCGACGACTGATTCAAATGATTCATCGGGCGATAACGGTTCGGACAAAAAATCAAGTGAGCAGACGCTTAACCTGATCGAAAGCGCGGATATCCCGACGCTTAACCCAACAACTTCTACGGACGCTGTTTCGTTCAACGTCTTGAACAACACGATGGAAGGTCTTTACCGTTTGGATGACAAGCAACAGCCAACACCAGGTATTGCAGAAAGCCATACGGTTTCTGACGACAAATTGACGTACACGTTCAAGCTACGTGATGCTAATTGGTCTGATGGTACACCAATCACTGCAAAAGACTTCGAGTACGCTTGGAAAGAAGTCCTTAACCCAGAAAACGCATCGCAATATGCGTATGTATTCTACAACATCGAAGGTGCTGAAGAATACAATACGAAAAAAGGCGAGCGTGACGCGGTAGGCGTAAAAGCAGTTGATGATAAAACGTTCGAAGTAAAATTAAAATCACCTGCAGATTACTTCCTCGGATTGACTGGATTCGGTCCATTCATGCCGAAATCGGAAGAACTTTCGAAAGAAATCGGTAAGGGCTTCGGTACGACAGCTGACAAATCACTTTATAATGGACCATTCAAGTTAACGGAATGGACACGTGAACAAGGCTGGAAAATGGTTAAAAACGATAACTACTGGGATAAAGATAGCGTCAAATTGGACACGATCAACGTTAAGGTCGTAAAAGAAATTTCGACTGCTGTTAACCTTTACGAAAAAGGGACAATCGACCGTACAGGTCTTTCATCTGAATTCGTAGCTCAGTATCAAGACAATAAAGAATTCCAAACTAAAGGTGAATCAACAATCTTCTACCTTTACTTGAATACGAAAGTTGAAGCACTCGAAAATGAAAAAATTCGCCGTGCGATCGATATGGGATATAACAAAAAAGGAATCACGGATGTCATCCTTGCAAACGGATCACTTCCAGCAAACTATCTTGTACCAAAAGACTTCGCGAAAGATGCTGACGGAAAAGACTTCCGTGAAAAGTATCCAACATTCAACGAGTTCAATGCGGATGAAGCGAAAAAACTGTGGGAAGAGGGCTTAAAAGAAATCGGCAAAGATTCAGTCGAGCTTGAGCTTCTTAACTATGATAGTGATGATGCGAAGAAAATCGGTGAGTTCTTGAAAGGTGAGCTTGAGAAGAACCTTCCAGGTATGAAAGTCACAATCAAGCAACAACCGTTCAAAAACAAACTTGATCTTGAAAACAAAGGCGACTTCGAATTCTCATTCGCAGGCTGGGGTCCTGACTATCAAGATCCAATGACGTTCCTCGATCTCTTCTTGACTGATGGACCATATAACCGTGGTGACTGGTCAGATCCAGAGTACGACAAACTCGTCAAAGATGCTCAAACACAAACGGATGCAGCAAAACGTTGGTCTGAACTTCAAGAAGCAGAGAAAATTCTTCTTGATTCTGCAGGAATCTCACCTGTTTATCAACGTGGACGTGCGTTCCTCGTTAAACCATACGTAAAAGGTGTTGTCGAGCATAACTTCGGCGCAGACTTCTCTTACAAATGGGCTTCAATCGAAGGCAAATAA
- a CDS encoding peptide ABC transporter substrate-binding protein, which translates to MSKQFKLFVLMFLVIGVIISGFIVFQQNTTEEASTKKQQQHMTIIESSMPRVPDIAQATDNRSQTLLAQLYEGLFVFTGGPSVRKGLARTMTVSDDGLMYTIELKETKFVDGTPVEAQDFVDSFQRVASNETNSPYGFLFEVFKNGRQVNDGELPPNKLGVRAEGKSTLIIELNQPVSDLSQLLAMSVFYPQPEVSEWSDLNENGPFKMGEMKKASYMLEKNDHYHQATVVQLDTVKSITAKSMSDQVTAYRNDQADMLPLIEGFDTNLLMGDEPTYQKSRSGVFYLAFNMNDPLFKSRNARQAISSTLMNQQTLNLPLGLSGKPTNRFVVTASDWISPHQEQTTTKWKQATKKKVKVELLNFDDQKALELGKTIEKILEKQLPGIDIVTKNVDIEDKIRLEQSGDFSMTLTGWMPDYPGPLAYLNQFVSDNPLNKVNYNSKEYDKLIKETRNVKTVKEKTSGYRTAEKKLIEKDAVIIPLYQTTENMLVKEGINGLTVPIYGPEYLLRTVKKSN; encoded by the coding sequence ATGTCTAAGCAATTTAAACTGTTTGTTTTAATGTTTTTAGTAATCGGAGTAATCATTAGTGGATTCATTGTGTTTCAACAAAACACGACAGAGGAAGCCTCTACAAAAAAGCAACAACAGCATATGACAATCATTGAGTCATCGATGCCACGAGTACCGGATATTGCACAGGCAACAGATAATCGTTCACAAACGTTGCTTGCACAATTATATGAAGGACTATTTGTGTTTACTGGCGGTCCATCTGTCCGAAAAGGTCTCGCCCGAACGATGACTGTTTCGGATGACGGCTTGATGTACACAATCGAACTAAAAGAAACAAAGTTCGTTGACGGTACGCCAGTCGAAGCGCAAGATTTTGTTGATAGTTTTCAACGTGTTGCTTCAAATGAGACAAATTCACCATATGGTTTTTTATTCGAAGTTTTTAAAAACGGACGGCAAGTCAATGATGGCGAACTCCCACCGAATAAACTTGGTGTTAGAGCAGAAGGGAAATCAACGCTAATTATTGAATTAAATCAGCCGGTTTCGGATCTATCACAATTACTGGCGATGTCTGTATTCTATCCGCAACCTGAAGTAAGCGAATGGTCGGATTTGAATGAAAATGGTCCATTTAAAATGGGTGAGATGAAAAAGGCATCCTACATGCTCGAAAAAAATGATCACTATCATCAAGCGACTGTCGTTCAGCTCGATACCGTCAAAAGTATCACCGCTAAAAGTATGTCAGATCAGGTGACAGCGTATCGAAATGATCAAGCAGACATGTTGCCACTAATTGAAGGATTTGATACGAATCTTTTGATGGGTGACGAGCCTACTTATCAAAAAAGTCGGAGCGGGGTCTTTTATCTAGCCTTTAATATGAACGATCCATTGTTTAAAAGTCGAAATGCCCGCCAAGCCATCTCTTCTACACTGATGAATCAACAAACATTGAACTTGCCGCTCGGATTATCAGGGAAACCGACGAATCGTTTTGTAGTAACGGCGAGTGACTGGATTTCTCCGCATCAAGAGCAAACAACGACAAAGTGGAAACAGGCGACTAAGAAAAAAGTGAAGGTTGAATTGTTGAATTTTGATGATCAAAAAGCGTTAGAGCTAGGGAAAACAATTGAAAAAATTCTCGAAAAGCAGCTACCTGGAATCGATATTGTGACTAAAAATGTAGATATCGAAGATAAAATACGCCTTGAACAATCTGGCGATTTTTCCATGACGCTGACAGGCTGGATGCCTGACTACCCAGGTCCTCTCGCCTATTTAAATCAATTCGTATCAGATAATCCATTGAATAAAGTAAATTACAATTCAAAAGAATATGACAAATTGATTAAAGAAACAAGAAATGTAAAGACAGTAAAAGAAAAAACTTCAGGTTATCGAACTGCTGAAAAAAAATTGATTGAAAAAGATGCGGTCATCATTCCACTTTATCAGACAACGGAAAACATGTTGGTAAAAGAAGGGATAAACGGCTTGACAGTGCCAATTTATGGACCTGAATACTTGCTTCGAACAGTAAAGAAATCGAATTAA